tatttattaaaattaaattacttttcaaaatatcaatattaATATGTTTTTAagataattgttttttttttaaagattaaccTATTAAGCCATACATATGTTTTTATAAAACTCACTCTCTTCTATACATTCCTAGGATATTGTCCCTTTTTCTTTGTCTCTTCTATACATGTACTACTAAAATAAAATATGTGCTAGAAAAGTATTTAATAATGTGTGGAATACTTTTTAAGGCTAGCCATATTTTTTATGCATGTACTAATAAAATCAAATATACGCTCAAAAAACACTTAACAATATATAGAATACTTTTCAAGATTAACCATATTTTATATTAATGTAAATATGcactaaaaaatacattaaaaactaTCATCATAAATACAACACTTAAAAGTTTACTTAAACGTAGACATTCACATTATAAAATTCAAACTTATTTTTTCCAAATATATTAAAACATTGATGTATTAAAAtgtatttttaatattatataaacCCTTTTTTACCCTTTTTAAAAAGTTAATATATTTCTTTTAAGAATTGTGTGGGCTGTGGATTTTTGTTGATATGGATAAAAATTCTGCGAACTCATTTCCCATTTTCAATTGCGTGTTTAGAATATGAAGTGTCTAAAATGTATTTACAGTTTGTGGTTGAACTTGGCTTTTGGCCAAACTAGAGTTGAAAATGTACCACGTTAGTGACAGAGAGAGGTTTCCTATATTTTCTATGCATGTGCTGTAAAAGTCAAATATGCAGTCGAAAAATACTTTTCAAGCTACGATCATGAATACAACACGTAAAACACAGTCAAgtcaaaaagagatgaaagaagcAACGTTTTAGTTATTTATAGGATAACCGAGACAGAATTGTAGCACAGCTCCTACAACAGTTGGCAGAATAAGAACAGAATGTTTCCACTTTCGCATACGATATCTGTGGGCTATGGATTTTTGCTGTTATGGATAATAATGCTGCAAAGCGATTTGCCAATTTCAAGAGCATGTATTAAACATGAGCGAATTTCTCTATTAGATTTCAAGGCTGGTCTTAATCTTTCCTTTGGTCGATTATCCTCTTGGCGGGGATTTAACTGTTGCCAGTGGGAGGGGGTTGGCTGCGATTATAATACATCCCATGTCATTCGCCTTGATCTAAGTGCTGACCCTGATGTAAATGATAATTGGCTCAGAAGGAGTGAGTTTCGTCCATCGCTGTTTCATCTGCAGCATCTAGAGCACTTAGATCTCAGCCGAAATAGCTTTAATGGTTCTTCTATTCCTCCACAGTTGTCAAAACTCCAGAGACTTTCATTTCTTAGCTTGTCAAATGCTGGATTTTGTGGTGAAGTCCCTCTGGAGTTGGGAAATATGTCAAGCTTGCGCCATTTGGATATTTCAGATAATTTCTGTCTATTTCAAATTTCAGATTCAGATTGGTACTGGGAATATTGCCTGAGGAGTAGTAAGTTTGATGTATGGATCAGAAATCTGAGAAGCTTAGAATTCTTGGGAATGGATAAAGTGAACCTGACAATGGCCTCGAAGAAGTGGGGTGAAGCCCTCAGCGGTCATGCCAATCTTACCCAAATTCACTTGTCTCGCTGTGGGCTCTCAGGTAATATTCCAGATCTCTCAAACCTCACCTCTTTATCACATCTTCATATAGGCTCTAATTCCTTCCCGTTTCAACTACCCTACTGGTTTGAGAATATGTCCTCCCTGGTTTCACTTGATCTCTATGACTGTGGTCTGAATAGTACCATCCCTTCCAATTTCCTACCCCGTTCCAAATTGAGAAATCTTGTGCTTGATTTTAATATAGATATGCAGGGATCAAACCTTTCTTTCATTCTAGACCATTCTTCCTCACTTGTCGTGCTTTCTGTCCACCATTGCAATTTAGGAGGAGTGATTCCCCCCTCTATTGCAGACTTTTCAAAACTTGAGACCATGGATTTGTCGAAAAACAATTTGAATGGCAGTATACCATCCTCTTTTGACAGCCTTTCATCCCTTGCAACTCTGGACCTTAGTGACAACCAGCTAACTGGTCAGATTCCTACTTCTTTGTGTCAGCTTCCGGTATTAAGTAAACTTGATctataccacaaccaactatcacgaACAATTCCAGAATCCGTTTCAAAGCTGGCTAGTTTAGAAGTATTGTCACTTAACTATAACCATCTAACTGGTCAGATTCCTTCGTCTTTGTGTGAGCTTCTGGTGTTAAATGAACTCCATCTAGGCCACAACCAGTTGTCAGGAACAATTTCAAATTCCATTTCAAAGCTGGCTAGTTTAGAAGTATTGACACTTCCTTCCAACAGATTAAGAGGCACCATTTCACTTCAGATGTTCGACAATCTAACTCGCCTACAAGGACTGGACCTTTCTGAAAACCAATTTACCATTGCCATTTCTACAAGTTGGGTTCCACAGTTTGGCCATCTGGAGTACTTGGCATTGAGGTCCTGCAATATATAAGGCGAGTTTCTTCCACTTTTGTCCCAACAATATCAATTGAAATACCTAGATCTTTCAAGTAATTACGTTGTGGGAAATCTTCCTTCGTCGCTGTGGGATCTTCCTTATCTTGAGATGCTCAATCTTTCATACAATCAACTGGAAGGTTCTCCACCCCGCCAGATATCCCATAATTTTACTGTGGTGGATTTGCAGGAGAATAAATTATATGGCTCACTTCCGGCTCTGGATTTTGTTTCATTTATGTTAGATCTGTCAGACAATAAGTTTAATGGCTCTATTCCTGCAATAATTGGTacattatactttctatcattgtcagGGAATAATCTCACTGGACAAATTCCGAGTTCTATATGTACAGATTCAAATAACAAGTTGACAGCTATGGTTCCTGGAAGCATTGGGTTGTGTTCTGGATTAGGAGTTTTAAAATTAGCTCAAAATGTTTTGCAAGGGCAGATTGTAGAGGAATTGGGAAATCTAAAAACTCTTAGCACGCTCAATCTCAATGGCAACAGGTTGGATGGTATTATTCCTTTGTCCATTTCAAATTGCACGGGTCTTCAAGTATTTGATTTGGGAAATAACAAATTTGAAGCTCACAGATTTAAAAATTTTCAGCTTAACTTCTAATAAATTTGAAAATACAATTCCAACCCAGCTTATGAGGCTGCATAATCTTCAAATTCTGGGCTTATCCAATAACAATTTATCGGGAAGTATTCCTGAAAATCTAAGCGAGTTATATGCTATGGTCAATCAATCTCAAAATATTGAAGTAGAACTTAGCTTTTCTGTTTCATTTGGAGGATTGCGCTAAATGGAATCTTTTTATGAATCAAAATATGAGGATGATATAACAGTTTGGATAAAAGGAAGGGCACTAACATATGTGAGAATAATCAATGCAGACAAGTTCATGGATCTCTCACGTAACAATCTGTCAGGTATTGTTCCTTCAGAATTAGGACTTCTCCAAGGTTTAATTTCTCTCAATATATCCAATAATAATTTAAGCAGTTCAATTCCAGAATCTTTGGGGGCCATGGTTCACTTGGAGTCTCTGGATCTTTCACAAAACAAGTTGTCAGGTAAACTAATATAACATTCCTTGTTGTGTTGAATCTTTCGAACAACATGTTGTTCCGATTAATACCACAGGGAAAGCAGTTTTGGACTTTTGA
This genomic stretch from Cryptomeria japonica chromosome 8, Sugi_1.0, whole genome shotgun sequence harbors:
- the LOC131027097 gene encoding receptor-like protein EIX2, producing MFPLSHTISVGYGFLLLWIIMLQSDLPISRACIKHERISLLDFKAGLNLSFGRLSSWRGFNCCQWEGVGCDYNTSHVIRLDLSADPDVNDNWLRRSEFRPSLFHLQHLEHLDLSRNSFNGSSIPPQLSKLQRLSFLSLSNAGFCGEVPLELGNMSSLRHLDISDNFCLFQISDSDWYWEYCLRSSKFDVWIRNLRSLEFLGMDKVNLTMASKKWGEALSGHANLTQIHLSRCGLSGNIPDLSNLTSLSHLHIGSNSFPFQLPYWFENMSSLVSLDLYDCGLNSTIPSNFLPRSKLRNLVLDFNIDMQGSNLSFILDHSSSLVVLSVHHCNLGGVIPPSIADFSKLETMDLSKNNLNGSIPSSFDSLSSLATLDLSDNQLTGQIPTSLCQLPVLSKLDLYHNQLSRTIPESVSKLASLEVLSLNYNHLTGQIPSSLCELLVLNELHLGHNQLSGTISNSISKLASLEVLTLPSNRLRGTISLQMFDNLTRLQGLDLSENQFTIAISTSWVPQFGHLEYLALRSCNI